A single window of Paenibacillus sp. FSL H8-0537 DNA harbors:
- a CDS encoding YwqG family protein, with protein sequence MRERWRKQAIIELLSKYHGEEDEQVAALLHQHAEVAMRLELVGEEDYSRTGNSRVAGRPDLPPSIAWPCTEEGEYYTFLAQINLGELPFTPADDLPTTGMLYFFLGADEPAYNVDHRVIYYDGDLQQLTLAEPPADKKEVYGDEREFVAHRVTFAPHLSLADLGEETEELMDKYEELYLEVRDQSDALWGGLQSWSGDTSLHAYLCRSGMEALLYNTHRTEEELREKAREALAGGQNQYAEHIENERIPLLQVFKARESEHREAARNWRLLFSLSSLDAAGMCWWDAGFLEFLIDRNDLRQRRFDNTYVNLATS encoded by the coding sequence ATGAGAGAAAGATGGAGAAAGCAAGCTATTATAGAATTACTTAGCAAATATCATGGCGAGGAAGATGAGCAAGTAGCGGCGTTGCTGCATCAGCATGCAGAAGTGGCGATGAGGCTGGAGTTGGTCGGGGAAGAAGATTACAGCCGGACAGGCAACAGCCGGGTAGCGGGTCGTCCGGATCTCCCGCCGTCTATCGCTTGGCCCTGTACGGAGGAGGGAGAATATTATACGTTCCTGGCTCAAATCAATCTGGGAGAGTTGCCTTTTACACCTGCAGATGATTTGCCTACCACAGGCATGCTGTATTTTTTTCTAGGAGCAGACGAGCCAGCCTACAATGTGGATCATCGCGTCATTTACTATGATGGTGACCTGCAGCAGTTGACATTGGCCGAGCCTCCAGCAGATAAGAAAGAGGTATATGGGGATGAGCGGGAGTTTGTTGCTCATCGAGTCACGTTTGCCCCGCATCTGTCCCTTGCAGATTTGGGGGAAGAGACAGAAGAGTTAATGGATAAATATGAAGAGCTGTATTTGGAGGTACGTGATCAGAGTGATGCGCTTTGGGGTGGTTTGCAGTCCTGGTCTGGCGATACGTCTCTGCATGCCTATCTATGCAGGAGTGGGATGGAGGCTTTGCTCTATAATACCCATAGAACCGAGGAGGAACTGCGCGAGAAGGCAAGAGAAGCGTTGGCTGGCGGACAGAATCAATATGCCGAACATATTGAAAACGAGCGAATTCCACTCTTGCAAGTGTTTAAGGCACGAGAATCGGAGCATCGTGAAGCGGCTCGGAACTGGCGATTGTTGTTCTCACTCTCCTCACTTGATGCTGCGGGTATGTGCTGGTGGGATGCTGGCTTTCTTGAATTTCTAATCGACCGCAACGATTTGCGCCAGAGAAGGTTTGACAATACCTATGTGAATTTAGCAACTAGTTGA
- a CDS encoding SMI1/KNR4 family protein: MNKKCSEFISWTKDNGWDITDKSEYELNLKDSIASRYKEIPEGYLEFLKRVKECITPSEKTWFICEDEYNDNSDTAFKWNEFEVLSLEAAENDEKWKSEITSWWDNYLPIVMSVDDGYSFYAIDLTNDIGAIVQGYEPEFEEVEKIANSLEDFFQLIMSNTIKMQ, translated from the coding sequence ATGAATAAGAAATGTAGTGAATTCATTAGTTGGACTAAAGATAATGGATGGGATATAACTGATAAATCTGAATATGAATTAAATTTAAAAGATAGTATAGCATCAAGGTATAAAGAGATCCCAGAAGGTTATCTAGAATTTTTAAAAAGGGTTAAAGAATGCATAACGCCTAGTGAGAAAACATGGTTTATATGTGAGGATGAGTATAATGATAACTCGGATACTGCATTTAAATGGAATGAATTTGAAGTGTTAAGCTTAGAAGCAGCAGAGAATGATGAGAAATGGAAATCAGAAATAACTTCATGGTGGGATAACTATCTACCCATAGTTATGTCAGTTGATGATGGATATTCATTCTATGCAATTGATTTAACGAATGATATAGGTGCTATTGTACAAGGATATGAGCCTGAATTCGAAGAGGTAGAAAAAATAGCAAATAGTCTTGAAGATTTTTTTCAATTAATCATGTCTAATACAATAAAGATGCAATAG
- a CDS encoding beta-L-arabinofuranosidase domain-containing protein, with translation MDGPEHWHWGWESPTCELRGHMMGHWLSAAARIYAQTGDGIVKSKADAIVEGLGQCQSAIGTGWLAAFPETYMHRAANGKWVWAPHYTVHKLLMGLHEMYALAGNQQALAIMTEIADWFYQWSGEFDREEMDDLLDIETIFLRAEERVTFFLLKKRNNGLKNRQMGLSILNRLTQK, from the coding sequence ATGGATGGGCCCGAGCATTGGCATTGGGGATGGGAGTCTCCAACCTGTGAGCTGCGTGGACATATGATGGGACACTGGTTATCGGCAGCGGCCCGCATCTATGCCCAGACTGGAGATGGAATTGTCAAATCGAAAGCCGATGCCATCGTCGAAGGACTTGGTCAATGTCAATCCGCTATCGGCACCGGCTGGCTTGCCGCTTTCCCGGAAACTTACATGCACCGTGCAGCGAATGGCAAATGGGTATGGGCACCACACTATACGGTCCATAAGTTGCTCATGGGGTTGCATGAAATGTATGCGCTCGCCGGAAATCAGCAGGCACTGGCCATTATGACGGAAATAGCGGACTGGTTTTATCAATGGAGCGGTGAATTCGACCGGGAGGAAATGGATGACCTACTGGACATTGAAACGATATTTTTACGAGCAGAGGAACGGGTCACATTTTTTTTGCTGAAAAAGCGAAACAATGGTTTGAAGAACAGGCAGATGGGTTTGTCAATTTTGAATCGTTTAACTCAAAAGTAG